The following proteins are co-located in the Labrys monachus genome:
- the rfbB gene encoding dTDP-glucose 4,6-dehydratase, with protein MKILITGGAGFIGSALIRFLIAHTDAQVVNVDALTYSATPEALEKGADSDRYAFVKANIRDLASLQAIFTEHRPSHVMHLAAESHVDRSIDGPDAFIQTNLVGTFNLLQAARDYWSGLPAASQEAFRFHHITTDEVYGALGPGDPPFTEATPYHPNSPYSASKAGSDHLVRAWHETYALPILVSSCSNNYGLWQFPEKLIPLVIVAALDGKPLPVYGKGENVRDWLHVEDHARALWTVLTKGRVGETYNIGGGAERKNIDVVRAICAVLDRLRPANAQHDHLITHVADRPGHDFRYAIDASKIRRELGWEPLETFDSGLERTVRWYIEYEAWWRGVQRNKYDGRRIGEGQGQSCALQ; from the coding sequence ATGAAAATCCTAATCACCGGCGGCGCGGGCTTCATCGGTTCGGCGCTGATCCGCTTCCTCATCGCCCATACCGATGCGCAGGTCGTCAACGTCGATGCCCTGACCTATTCGGCGACGCCCGAGGCATTGGAAAAGGGCGCCGACTCGGACCGCTACGCCTTCGTCAAGGCGAACATCCGCGATCTCGCCTCGTTGCAGGCCATCTTCACGGAGCACAGGCCGAGCCACGTGATGCATCTGGCCGCCGAGAGCCACGTCGACCGGTCGATCGACGGCCCCGATGCCTTCATCCAGACCAATCTCGTCGGTACCTTCAATCTCCTGCAGGCAGCCAGGGACTATTGGTCAGGCCTGCCGGCGGCGTCGCAAGAGGCCTTCCGTTTCCACCATATCACCACCGACGAGGTCTATGGCGCGCTCGGGCCGGGCGATCCGCCCTTCACGGAAGCCACGCCCTACCATCCGAATTCTCCCTATTCCGCGAGCAAGGCCGGATCCGACCATCTCGTCCGGGCCTGGCACGAGACCTATGCCCTTCCGATCCTGGTCTCGTCATGCTCCAACAATTACGGGCTGTGGCAGTTTCCCGAAAAGCTCATCCCGCTGGTGATCGTCGCCGCCCTCGACGGAAAGCCGCTGCCGGTCTACGGCAAGGGCGAGAACGTGCGCGACTGGCTGCATGTCGAGGACCATGCCAGGGCGCTTTGGACGGTGCTCACGAAGGGAAGAGTCGGCGAGACCTACAATATCGGGGGTGGCGCCGAGCGGAAGAACATCGACGTCGTTCGGGCGATCTGTGCGGTGCTGGACAGGCTCAGGCCGGCAAACGCGCAGCATGACCATCTCATAACCCATGTCGCCGACCGGCCGGGACATGATTTCCGCTACGCCATCGACGCCTCGAAGATCCGACGGGAACTGGGCTGGGAGCCGCTGGAGACCTTCGACAGCGGACTGGAGCGCACAGTAAGGTGGTATATCGAGTACGAGGCATGGTGGCGCGGCGTGCAGCGAAACAAGTATGATGGACGGCGTATCGGCGAGGGGCAGGGCCAGTCGTGCGCATTGCAGTGA
- the rfbD gene encoding dTDP-4-dehydrorhamnose reductase has protein sequence MRIAVIGEHGQLASCLRERAGQGWRFLGRDIIDLACAADFDRILDREAPDVLVNAAAYTAVDKAETEPERAFAVNEAAPGALARWCARNRVAFLHVSTDYVFDGAGDGPWREDDEARPLNVYGASKLAGERAVLESGARALILRTAWVHSSYGRNFVKTVLRLALERDRIDIVADQSGGPTSAQDLADGCAALLPLLHEGRIEGLHHCGGAGATTWADFAQAIFEEALQRGFIPRVPAIMRVRSADYPTPARRPLNSRLSCDRLLGKSGVAMPGWRLGLRRTLDAMEKTS, from the coding sequence GTGCGCATTGCAGTGATCGGCGAGCACGGGCAGCTGGCCTCATGCCTGCGCGAACGGGCCGGGCAGGGCTGGCGCTTCCTCGGCCGCGATATCATCGATCTGGCATGTGCGGCCGATTTCGATCGGATCCTCGACCGGGAAGCGCCTGATGTGCTGGTCAATGCCGCAGCCTATACGGCCGTCGACAAGGCGGAGACCGAACCGGAACGGGCGTTCGCCGTGAACGAGGCCGCACCGGGCGCCCTGGCCCGCTGGTGCGCGAGGAACCGCGTCGCCTTTCTTCATGTCTCGACCGACTATGTCTTCGACGGTGCCGGCGACGGGCCGTGGCGGGAAGACGACGAAGCGCGCCCGCTCAACGTCTACGGTGCCAGTAAACTGGCGGGAGAGCGTGCCGTGCTGGAAAGCGGGGCGAGGGCGCTCATCTTGCGGACCGCCTGGGTCCACAGCTCCTATGGCAGGAATTTCGTCAAGACCGTGCTACGCCTGGCCCTGGAGCGTGACCGGATCGACATCGTCGCCGACCAGTCGGGCGGCCCGACATCGGCGCAGGATCTGGCCGATGGCTGCGCCGCTCTCCTGCCCTTGCTGCATGAAGGCCGGATCGAGGGCCTGCATCATTGCGGGGGCGCCGGTGCGACGACCTGGGCCGACTTCGCGCAGGCGATCTTCGAAGAAGCGCTGCAGCGTGGATTCATCCCGCGCGTGCCGGCGATCATGCGGGTGCGCTCCGCCGATTACCCGACGCCGGCCCGCCGCCCGCTGAATTCCCGCCTCTCATGCGACAGGCTGCTGGGGAAGAGCGGCGTCGCGATGCCGGGATGGCGGCTCGGCCTGCGGCGCACGCTGGATGCAATGGAGAAGACATCGTGA
- the rfbA gene encoding glucose-1-phosphate thymidylyltransferase RfbA produces MKGIILAGGSGTRLYPLTLAVSKQMLPVYNKPMIYYPLSVLMLAGIRDILVISTPRDLPQFEALLGDGGQWGLSLQYAAQPSPDGLAQAFVIGRRFVGADTVALVLGDNIFYGHGLSDMVAKAAGRTRGATVFGYQVADPERYGVVAFDDAGRAIDIEEKPARPKSSFAVTGLYFYDNDVLDIAAQLLPSPRGELEITDVNRAYLRRGDLQVERMGRGFAWLDTGTHESLIQAGHFVQTLETRQGIQLACLEEIALSLGYIGPEDVRAAVRRLGRGSYSEYLRRMVGD; encoded by the coding sequence GTGAAGGGCATCATTCTCGCCGGTGGTTCCGGGACGAGGCTCTACCCCCTGACGCTGGCGGTCTCCAAGCAGATGCTGCCCGTCTACAACAAGCCGATGATCTATTACCCGCTTTCCGTGCTGATGCTGGCGGGGATTCGCGACATTCTGGTGATCTCGACGCCGCGGGATCTGCCGCAGTTCGAGGCTCTGCTGGGCGATGGCGGCCAATGGGGCCTGTCGTTGCAATATGCCGCGCAGCCCAGTCCCGACGGATTGGCGCAGGCCTTCGTCATCGGGCGCCGGTTTGTGGGAGCCGATACCGTGGCTCTCGTTCTCGGCGACAACATCTTCTACGGCCATGGGCTGTCGGACATGGTCGCGAAGGCGGCCGGCCGGACGAGGGGAGCGACGGTCTTCGGTTATCAGGTGGCCGATCCCGAACGGTATGGCGTCGTCGCGTTCGATGACGCGGGACGAGCCATCGACATCGAGGAGAAGCCGGCCCGGCCGAAATCCAGCTTCGCCGTGACGGGGCTCTATTTCTACGACAATGACGTGCTTGATATCGCGGCGCAGCTGCTGCCCTCGCCGCGCGGGGAACTCGAGATTACCGACGTCAACAGGGCCTACCTCCGGCGGGGCGACCTGCAGGTGGAACGGATGGGCCGGGGCTTTGCCTGGCTCGACACCGGCACGCATGAATCGTTGATCCAGGCCGGACATTTCGTCCAGACGCTGGAGACGCGCCAGGGCATCCAGCTCGCCTGCCTCGAAGAGATCGCTCTCTCGCTCGGATATATCGGCCCGGAGGACGTGCGGGCGGCCGTCCGCCGTTTGGGGCGAGGCAGCTACAGCGAGTATCTCCGGCGGATGGTCGGGGATTGA
- a CDS encoding NAD-dependent epimerase/dehydratase family protein: protein MTGGTGFVGRWVVQALRRYGAEVVLCTRGASGEASPGVILADLLDPDAADEVVSRAKPDIILHAAWCVEHGQFWQTPANLDWAAATLRLARAAGRHGVRRFVGIGTCFEYDWPEEGDCIEGRTPIRPTTLYAVTKDATRRILAEYAALQAFEFAWGRLFYLFGPWEHPDRLAASVAIRLARREPAPLSSGSAVRDFIDIRDAGDALAALALSPVQGAVNIASGRGLAIADIAGMLQRAAGQDARLLIGALPDRPNEPPRIVADISRLRDEVGYTPGASTEERLTETYHWWREHLDQNAAAQ from the coding sequence ATGACGGGTGGCACGGGGTTCGTCGGTCGCTGGGTCGTCCAGGCCTTGCGTCGATACGGAGCGGAAGTCGTCCTGTGCACCCGAGGCGCATCCGGCGAGGCGTCGCCCGGCGTCATCCTTGCCGATCTTCTGGACCCCGATGCGGCAGACGAGGTCGTCTCGCGCGCGAAGCCCGACATCATCCTGCACGCGGCATGGTGCGTCGAACACGGCCAATTCTGGCAGACTCCCGCCAATCTCGACTGGGCGGCGGCAACCTTGCGTCTTGCCCGCGCGGCCGGACGCCACGGCGTCCGGCGTTTCGTCGGCATCGGTACCTGTTTCGAATATGACTGGCCCGAAGAGGGCGATTGCATCGAGGGGAGAACGCCGATCCGCCCGACCACGCTCTACGCGGTGACGAAGGACGCGACCCGGCGGATCCTCGCTGAATATGCGGCGCTGCAGGCCTTCGAGTTTGCGTGGGGCCGGCTGTTCTATCTCTTCGGCCCCTGGGAGCATCCGGACCGCCTGGCGGCATCGGTGGCGATCCGGCTCGCCCGACGGGAACCGGCCCCCCTCTCCTCGGGCAGCGCCGTGCGCGATTTCATCGATATACGCGACGCGGGGGATGCCCTCGCCGCCCTGGCCCTTTCGCCCGTGCAGGGCGCCGTCAACATCGCGAGCGGTCGCGGCCTGGCGATTGCGGACATTGCGGGAATGCTGCAGCGCGCCGCAGGCCAAGACGCACGGCTCCTGATAGGCGCGCTGCCCGACCGCCCGAATGAGCCGCCGCGCATCGTTGCCGATATCTCCCGGCTGCGCGACGAGGTCGGCTATACGCCCGGCGCTTCGACGGAAGAGCGCCTGACGGAAACCTATCACTGGTGGCGGGAACATCTGGACCAGAACGCAGCGGCGCAATGA
- a CDS encoding glycosyltransferase family 2 protein, which translates to MTTVTVGVPVYNGADQLRECIECLLAQTLRDIEIRIYDNASADATPDIARAFEARDSRVRHIRHPENIRAMPNFHRIILDCTTPHMMWRAHDDLCSPDYIERLNNALIADPAARLAVPTTNTLSSNGRSRYSRPRPLEHKSATRDILQLLFNSHAGWFYGLWNRDALLREFERAWTAFPHAWALDHLILFPFLLDRSVAIVPEAVFIQRLVTKSYTPKKGTKPPVSEMLALRRQFAAQCRRYIDERPFSTVERLTIRAALPFYVDKRVYRLSKIIKRTVLRDKSPAGLGSEF; encoded by the coding sequence ATGACGACAGTCACCGTCGGCGTTCCGGTCTACAATGGCGCGGATCAATTGCGCGAATGTATCGAATGCCTGCTGGCTCAGACGTTGCGCGACATCGAGATCCGCATCTACGACAATGCTTCGGCCGATGCGACACCGGACATCGCGCGAGCTTTCGAAGCGCGGGATTCACGGGTGCGTCACATCCGGCATCCCGAAAACATCCGGGCGATGCCGAACTTCCATCGCATCATCCTCGATTGCACGACGCCGCATATGATGTGGCGGGCACATGACGACCTCTGCTCGCCCGACTATATCGAAAGACTGAATAATGCGCTGATCGCCGATCCGGCGGCGCGCTTGGCGGTACCGACCACGAACACCCTGAGCTCCAACGGGCGCTCCCGATATTCACGCCCCAGGCCGCTCGAGCACAAATCGGCGACCAGGGACATTCTGCAGCTCCTGTTCAACTCCCATGCTGGATGGTTCTACGGCCTTTGGAACCGCGATGCCCTGCTCAGGGAGTTCGAGAGGGCCTGGACCGCCTTCCCGCACGCCTGGGCGCTGGACCATCTCATCCTGTTTCCGTTCCTGCTGGACCGCAGTGTGGCCATCGTCCCCGAGGCCGTCTTCATCCAGCGGCTCGTCACCAAGAGCTACACGCCGAAGAAGGGCACCAAGCCGCCGGTCTCGGAAATGCTGGCGTTGCGGCGTCAGTTTGCCGCACAGTGCCGACGTTACATCGATGAAAGGCCCTTTTCGACGGTCGAGCGGTTGACCATCCGGGCGGCACTGCCATTCTACGTCGACAAGCGAGTCTACCGCCTGAGCAAGATCATCAAGCGCACCGTCCTGCGGGACAAATCGCCCGCCGGACTCGGGAGCGAGTTCTAG
- a CDS encoding Bbp16 family capsid cement protein, with product MILDRQLLLSNAQPITATAVSTNTIDLAIARDIGIGDNLELFIKVIAAFAGGTSVQFAFITSANADLSSATVIVQTPAIPTASLVAGSEWLRVQVPALSQAAAMQRYIGVSYTVVGTFTGGTVTAGLALDREGTAYYPSGLNSGGF from the coding sequence ATGATCCTGGACCGCCAGCTCCTGCTGTCGAATGCCCAGCCGATCACCGCGACCGCGGTGTCGACCAATACGATCGACCTCGCCATCGCCCGCGATATCGGCATCGGCGACAATCTCGAACTGTTCATCAAGGTCATCGCCGCCTTTGCCGGCGGCACCTCGGTGCAGTTCGCCTTCATCACCTCCGCCAATGCCGATCTCTCCTCGGCGACGGTGATCGTGCAGACGCCGGCCATCCCGACGGCGAGCCTCGTCGCCGGCAGCGAATGGCTGCGGGTGCAGGTTCCGGCGCTCTCGCAGGCGGCGGCGATGCAGCGCTATATCGGCGTCAGCTACACTGTGGTCGGCACTTTCACCGGCGGCACCGTGACGGCCGGCCTCGCGCTCGACCGCGAAGGCACTGCCTATTACCCCTCCGGCCTGAATTCCGGAGGCTTCTGA
- a CDS encoding major capsid protein: MATIGNNYPTLVDVTKRLDPDGKPAVVAELLSQLNEPLADIPWIEGNLPTGHKTTIRTGIPAATWRQLNYGVIPAKSTTAQITDVCGMLETYSVIDKDLADLNGNTAAFRLTEDTAFIEGMNQQFTQALFYASTAANPERITGLSPRYSSLSAGNGTNIIDAGGTGSSNTSIWLVVWGPNTIHGIYPKGTAAGLTHQDVTTAAPIGDGNGGLYQAYQTKYQWKCGLTVRDWRYAVRIANIDTTSNAGGLQSTTPPNLYRFMVRAMNKIPSMKMGRAAFYVNRAVKTWGDIQAMEKTTLAFQTVQDAQGQPFLTFRGIPVRLTDQLLNTEARVV; this comes from the coding sequence ATGGCAACTATCGGCAACAACTATCCGACCCTGGTCGATGTCACCAAGCGGCTCGATCCCGACGGCAAGCCCGCCGTGGTGGCCGAGCTCCTGTCGCAGCTCAACGAACCGCTGGCCGACATTCCCTGGATCGAGGGCAACCTGCCCACCGGCCACAAGACGACGATCCGCACCGGCATTCCGGCCGCGACCTGGCGCCAGCTCAACTACGGCGTCATCCCCGCCAAGAGCACGACGGCGCAGATCACCGATGTCTGCGGCATGCTCGAAACCTATTCGGTGATCGACAAGGACCTCGCCGACCTCAACGGCAACACCGCCGCCTTCCGCCTCACCGAGGATACCGCCTTCATCGAGGGCATGAACCAGCAGTTCACCCAGGCCCTGTTCTACGCCTCGACAGCCGCCAATCCCGAACGCATCACCGGCCTCTCGCCGCGCTATTCCTCGCTGAGCGCCGGCAACGGTACCAACATCATCGACGCCGGCGGCACCGGCTCCAGCAACACCTCGATCTGGCTGGTGGTCTGGGGCCCGAACACCATCCACGGCATCTATCCGAAGGGCACCGCTGCCGGCCTCACCCATCAGGACGTGACCACGGCAGCGCCGATAGGCGACGGCAATGGCGGGCTCTACCAGGCCTACCAGACCAAGTACCAGTGGAAATGCGGCCTGACGGTGCGCGACTGGCGCTATGCCGTGCGCATCGCCAACATCGACACCACCAGCAATGCCGGCGGCCTGCAGTCGACGACGCCGCCCAATCTCTATCGCTTCATGGTCCGGGCGATGAACAAGATCCCATCGATGAAGATGGGCCGTGCCGCCTTCTACGTGAACCGCGCGGTGAAGACCTGGGGCGACATCCAGGCGATGGAAAAGACCACGCTCGCCTTCCAGACGGTACAGGACGCCCAGGGCCAGCCCTTCCTGACATTCCGCGGCATCCCCGTGCGCCTGACCGACCAGCTGCTCAACACCGAAGCCCGCGTGGTCTGA
- a CDS encoding Bbp19 family protein: MEAALRWFPLARHLAGHPARSAEAELRLALAYRNVFNPQNADVQIVLSDLADFTGFYRVNGAGIPPDDRAFSDGMRAAFGRLFRFLNLTDEEKAALVEAARSETLVSATQGLL; encoded by the coding sequence ATGGAGGCGGCCCTGCGCTGGTTTCCGCTTGCCCGGCATCTCGCCGGGCACCCCGCCCGTTCGGCCGAGGCCGAATTGCGGCTGGCCCTCGCCTATCGCAACGTCTTCAATCCGCAGAATGCGGACGTGCAGATCGTGCTGTCCGACCTCGCCGACTTCACCGGTTTCTACCGGGTCAACGGCGCGGGCATCCCGCCCGACGACCGGGCGTTTTCGGACGGCATGCGGGCCGCCTTCGGGCGGCTCTTTCGTTTTCTCAACCTGACTGACGAGGAAAAGGCCGCGCTGGTGGAAGCCGCGCGCAGCGAGACGCTCGTCAGCGCAACACAGGGTCTTCTGTGA
- a CDS encoding portal protein → MNEERSILDSTALCGDVVARMEALANDRVQWEKVWADIADYCLPDHARFVPGASSSAATRYDLMAQGPASVDRGRVRFDDTALRAVDRLASGMESLVTPQSEKWHGLAVTDPLAPEPTDEEAEYFETYRDYMFAVRYNSRSGFIGAHQKALRSAIALGTGVVFVEESLGREAHAVPALYRYLPLSECYLAVDAQGEPDTLYRKFTMSARQMRQRFGEEALADNVLRASESATEKDRLFTVIHAVQPRKDVDCEAGGAARKAPFASFYVDRDNNRMLGEGGFYEFPFVVYYWAPVETMPYAQSPVMMALADIKGLNAIRKTTLRGLQQYLDPPMAIAHDGVMNRPNLNPRAINYNAIDSNGRMKIQPILTQQRPDFAQQMIDAERQGVNDSLYVTLFQILLRNPNMTATEAMIRANEKGELLGPAGGKIQQAMAREVERLAGILERKGAMREGSPLAPPASLAGRDFGARFTSPLDRLRRSAEGLGIQRTLQTIMPLMEADPSVIDNFDLDEIARLTCEIEGAPHRILKRIDERDAARQQRQQMTALQQGLAMAKTGGEAAKNLVPALGQAATMAQGGSPTNGAPGSGGPATGGKPGKAPT, encoded by the coding sequence ATGAACGAGGAACGCTCCATCCTCGACTCAACGGCGCTGTGCGGCGACGTCGTCGCCCGCATGGAGGCACTCGCCAATGATCGCGTGCAGTGGGAGAAGGTGTGGGCCGATATCGCCGACTACTGCCTGCCCGACCACGCGCGCTTCGTCCCCGGCGCCTCGTCGAGCGCGGCGACGCGCTACGATCTCATGGCCCAGGGGCCGGCCTCGGTCGATCGCGGCCGGGTCCGCTTCGACGACACCGCCCTCCGGGCTGTCGACCGGCTCGCTTCCGGCATGGAAAGCCTCGTCACCCCGCAGTCGGAAAAATGGCACGGCCTCGCCGTCACCGATCCGCTCGCGCCCGAACCCACCGACGAGGAAGCCGAATATTTCGAGACCTATCGCGACTACATGTTCGCGGTGCGCTACAATTCCCGTTCGGGCTTCATCGGTGCCCACCAGAAGGCGCTGCGCTCGGCGATCGCTCTGGGCACCGGCGTCGTTTTCGTCGAGGAATCGCTCGGCAGGGAAGCCCATGCCGTGCCGGCGCTCTACCGCTACCTGCCGCTGAGCGAATGCTACCTCGCCGTCGATGCGCAGGGCGAGCCCGACACGCTCTACCGCAAGTTCACCATGTCGGCCCGGCAGATGCGCCAGCGCTTCGGCGAGGAGGCGCTGGCCGACAATGTGCTGCGCGCCTCGGAGAGCGCGACGGAGAAGGATCGGCTCTTCACCGTGATCCACGCCGTGCAGCCGCGAAAGGACGTCGACTGCGAGGCAGGCGGCGCCGCGCGGAAGGCACCCTTCGCCTCCTTCTATGTCGACCGCGACAACAACCGGATGCTGGGGGAAGGCGGCTTCTACGAATTCCCCTTCGTCGTCTATTACTGGGCGCCGGTGGAGACCATGCCCTATGCGCAATCGCCCGTGATGATGGCGCTCGCCGACATCAAGGGGCTCAATGCCATCCGCAAGACCACGCTGCGCGGCCTGCAGCAATATCTCGATCCGCCGATGGCGATCGCCCATGACGGGGTGATGAACCGGCCGAACCTCAACCCGCGTGCCATCAACTACAACGCCATCGATTCCAACGGCCGCATGAAGATCCAGCCGATCCTCACCCAGCAGCGGCCGGACTTCGCCCAGCAGATGATCGACGCCGAACGGCAGGGCGTCAATGACAGCCTCTACGTCACTTTGTTCCAGATCCTCTTGCGCAACCCCAACATGACCGCGACCGAGGCGATGATCCGCGCCAACGAGAAGGGGGAACTGCTCGGCCCCGCCGGCGGCAAGATCCAGCAGGCGATGGCGCGCGAGGTCGAACGGCTGGCGGGCATTCTCGAGCGCAAGGGCGCGATGCGAGAGGGCTCCCCGCTCGCGCCGCCCGCCAGCCTCGCGGGCCGAGATTTCGGGGCGCGCTTCACCTCGCCGCTCGACCGCCTCCGGCGCAGCGCCGAGGGGCTCGGCATCCAGCGCACCCTGCAGACCATCATGCCGCTGATGGAGGCCGACCCGAGCGTGATCGACAATTTCGACCTCGACGAGATCGCCCGCCTCACCTGCGAGATCGAAGGCGCACCGCACCGCATCCTCAAGCGCATCGACGAACGCGACGCCGCCCGCCAGCAGCGCCAGCAGATGACGGCCCTGCAGCAGGGCCTCGCCATGGCGAAGACGGGCGGCGAAGCGGCGAAGAACCTCGTGCCGGCGCTGGGACAGGCGGCAACGATGGCGCAGGGCGGCAGCCCGACGAATGGCGCCCCCGGAAGCGGCGGGCCGGCGACGGGCGGAAAGCCCGGCAAGGCACCGACTTAA
- a CDS encoding cation diffusion facilitator family transporter: protein MDRTQKAALASAGIGLVVLALKFGAYWLTGSLALYSDALESIINVAAAAAAFIALRVAAKPADGDHPYGHHKAEYFSAVIEGVLVVGAAILILREAYFGFFNQAPLEAPLLGLVVNALATVVNAGWAWALLRWGRQWRSPALKADGQHVLADVWTSAGILVGVALVIATGWLVLDPLIAALVALNVLWSGWAMIRDSVSSLMDASARPETLAEIKQIIATQSEGAHEAHDVRTRQVGSVVFIDFHLVVPGSMSVKESHAICDRIEQALKARIAGAMVTIHVEPEEKAKQKGVPVLLVM from the coding sequence ATGGACCGCACCCAGAAAGCCGCTCTTGCGAGCGCCGGCATTGGCCTCGTCGTGCTGGCGCTCAAATTCGGCGCCTATTGGCTGACGGGAAGCCTTGCGCTCTATTCCGATGCGCTGGAGAGCATCATCAACGTCGCCGCGGCGGCCGCGGCCTTCATCGCGCTGCGCGTCGCTGCGAAGCCTGCTGACGGCGACCATCCCTATGGCCATCACAAGGCGGAATATTTTTCGGCGGTGATCGAGGGCGTCCTGGTCGTCGGAGCGGCGATCCTGATCCTGCGCGAGGCCTATTTCGGCTTCTTCAACCAAGCGCCGCTGGAAGCCCCGTTGCTCGGCCTCGTCGTCAACGCCCTCGCGACCGTCGTCAACGCCGGCTGGGCCTGGGCGCTGCTGCGCTGGGGCCGCCAGTGGCGCTCGCCGGCCCTGAAGGCCGATGGCCAGCATGTCCTCGCCGACGTGTGGACCTCGGCCGGGATCCTCGTCGGCGTCGCTCTGGTCATCGCCACGGGATGGCTGGTGCTGGATCCGCTGATCGCCGCGCTGGTCGCGCTCAACGTGCTGTGGTCGGGCTGGGCGATGATCCGCGATTCGGTCAGCAGCCTGATGGACGCCTCGGCGCGGCCCGAAACGCTCGCCGAAATCAAGCAGATCATCGCCACGCAGAGCGAGGGCGCGCATGAAGCCCATGACGTGCGGACCCGGCAGGTGGGCAGCGTCGTGTTCATCGATTTCCATCTCGTCGTGCCCGGCAGCATGTCGGTAAAGGAGTCGCATGCGATCTGCGACCGCATCGAGCAAGCGCTGAAGGCGCGCATCGCCGGCGCCATGGTCACCATCCATGTCGAGCCGGAGGAGAAGGCCAAGCAGAAGGGTGTTCCCGTCCTCCTGGTCATGTAG
- a CDS encoding DUF1697 domain-containing protein, with amino-acid sequence MSHSIALLRGVNVGGTGTVKMAALRALGEELGFTHVRTLLQSGNIAFDGAAKSHAALERRWEAALDERLGVKTVFMIRSAGEWQALIAANPFAAEADADPSHLVLLVAKETVGPEAVAALRTAIKGPEQVRAGERCVYAWYPDGIGTSKLTVKLIERHLGTPVTGRNWSTVLKLAAL; translated from the coding sequence TTGTCCCATTCGATCGCTCTCCTGCGCGGGGTCAATGTCGGCGGCACCGGCACCGTGAAAATGGCCGCGTTGCGTGCGCTCGGCGAGGAACTCGGCTTCACGCATGTGCGGACATTGCTGCAGAGCGGCAATATCGCGTTCGACGGAGCGGCCAAAAGCCACGCCGCGCTCGAACGCCGATGGGAAGCGGCCCTCGACGAGCGCCTCGGCGTGAAGACCGTCTTCATGATCCGCAGCGCCGGAGAATGGCAGGCCCTCATCGCGGCCAACCCGTTCGCGGCGGAGGCCGATGCCGACCCCTCCCATCTCGTCCTTCTGGTCGCCAAGGAAACGGTCGGCCCCGAAGCGGTCGCCGCGCTGCGAACGGCGATCAAGGGCCCCGAGCAGGTGCGGGCTGGCGAACGCTGCGTCTACGCCTGGTATCCGGACGGCATCGGCACATCGAAATTGACCGTGAAGCTGATCGAACGCCATCTCGGCACCCCCGTCACCGGACGCAACTGGAGCACCGTCCTGAAGCTTGCGGCGCTATAG
- a CDS encoding LexA family transcriptional regulator, which produces MVTEQDIRALLQARGWRQAELAAAIGVSQPTVSRWLGGQLPDPLAQERLRELIGGAYANMPALRPGLQDSGPGRPSPARDLLGERDLAVFAAVEGGPGDLVVSTDPIDIVPRPWFMGAVRDGFAVLVVGESMVPAFRPGDMAIVNPRLAPMRGKEHIFMQESVDGGFIATIKHLRGWTEQEWLLRQFNPPPGGQEEFSLPRALWRRALRVVGKFDG; this is translated from the coding sequence ATGGTCACGGAACAGGACATCAGGGCGCTCCTGCAGGCTCGCGGATGGCGACAGGCCGAACTCGCGGCCGCCATCGGGGTGTCGCAGCCGACGGTCTCGCGCTGGCTCGGCGGGCAGTTGCCCGACCCGCTCGCCCAGGAGCGCCTGCGCGAATTGATCGGCGGCGCCTATGCCAACATGCCGGCCCTGCGTCCCGGTCTGCAGGATTCCGGGCCGGGGCGTCCCTCGCCGGCCCGCGATCTGCTGGGCGAGAGGGATCTTGCCGTCTTCGCCGCCGTCGAGGGCGGTCCAGGCGATCTCGTCGTGTCGACCGATCCCATCGATATCGTGCCCCGCCCCTGGTTCATGGGGGCGGTGAGGGATGGTTTCGCGGTGCTGGTGGTCGGTGAATCGATGGTGCCGGCCTTCCGGCCCGGCGACATGGCCATCGTCAATCCGCGCCTGGCGCCCATGCGCGGCAAGGAGCACATCTTCATGCAAGAGAGCGTCGACGGCGGTTTCATTGCCACCATCAAGCATCTGCGCGGCTGGACGGAACAGGAGTGGCTGCTGCGGCAGTTCAATCCGCCGCCGGGGGGGCAGGAGGAATTCTCGCTGCCGCGCGCGCTGTGGCGCCGGGCGCTGAGGGTGGTGGGAAAATTCGACGGCTGA